The following is a genomic window from Candidatus Cybelea sp..
CTGGTCAAAATCAAGCCGCGCGAAGACGAGCACGGCGACCCGTGGCTGCTCCTGAAGGATCGCGACGAGCACTCCGATCCCAAGTACGACCCGGCCGACCATCCCGAGTCGGTCAAAAGCGGCAAGACGCTTGCCGATATCGCGGCCGATCCGCGTTCGCCCACCTGGCAGTCGAAGCCGTCGAGACATGCGACCGCCCCGCGCCGGCCCACGAACGTCGCCCGCGATCCGCTGCCGAAGGTCAAAGGGTTGATGCTTGCAACGCTCGTCGACGAGCCGTTCGACGATCCCGAGTGGCTCTTTGAGATCAAATGGGACGGCTATCGCGCGCTCTGTACGATCGAGGACGGCAAGCTTTCCGTCGTCTCCCGTAACGGGCTCGATATGCTCGCGCGGTTCCCCTCCCTCGCGGAGCTTTCGAGCTCGTTTGCGAGCTCGCCGGTGATGGTCGACGGAGAGATCGTCAGCCTCGACGCACACGGACGCTCCGCGTTTCAGCGGCTGCAGGAGTCGCAGAAAAAGCCGGTGGGCCTTACCTTTGCCGCGTTCGACCTGCTCTACGCCGACGGCGTCGACATGCGCTCGACGCCGCTGGAAGAGCGCAAAGCGTTGCTCGAGCGTTTGATTCGCGACGACGGCATCGTGCTCTACTCAAAGCACGTCGTCGGCAGCGGAAAAGAAC
Proteins encoded in this region:
- the ligD gene encoding non-homologous end-joining DNA ligase translates to LVKIKPREDEHGDPWLLLKDRDEHSDPKYDPADHPESVKSGKTLADIAADPRSPTWQSKPSRHATAPRRPTNVARDPLPKVKGLMLATLVDEPFDDPEWLFEIKWDGYRALCTIEDGKLSVVSRNGLDMLARFPSLAELSSSFASSPVMVDGEIVSLDAHGRSAFQRLQESQKKPVGLTFAAFDLLYADGVDMRSTPLEERKALLERLIRDDGIVLYSKHVVGSGKELFGIARQRSLEGIIGKRRQSTYQERRSRDWVKIKTGNKQEFVVGGWTEPKGSRKGFGALLLGAYDGKKLRYIGSVGTGFSAKVLAELHARLVKIERKTSPFVNDVDANAPTHWTAPKLVVEVRFAEWTRDGYLRQPAYVGLRLDKQPGEVVAEIPQES